A genomic window from Flavobacterium azooxidireducens includes:
- a CDS encoding ABC transporter permease, with product MSKSNKSLTSIALQKFRKNFWGVFSFGYIILMIFFALFAYVLAPDNSENANQMHLSIHSKSPGFEVQMLAVPSEKIAPKTLKGYFFGHPNQVTEIPILEYKIVGNSIQYVEYTEDAELKQIKEITLDKFIGFTSIQEVEKELITTKKFHLGTDKYGRDLLSRMLVGSRVSISIGFVAVLISVIVGLFFGALGGYYGGKIDAMVMWLVNVIWSIPTLLLVIAITLALGKGFWQVFVAVGLTMWVEVARVVRGQIISVKEMQYVTAARALGFSDMRIILNHIIPNIMAPVIVISAANFASAILVESGLSFLGLGAQPPIPSWGGMIKDHYSYIILGKPYLALVPGTAIMLITLAFMMTGNSLRDALDVKQ from the coding sequence ATGTCCAAAAGTAATAAGTCGTTAACTAGCATAGCACTTCAAAAATTCCGAAAGAATTTTTGGGGTGTTTTTAGTTTTGGTTATATCATACTGATGATTTTTTTTGCTCTATTTGCCTATGTTTTAGCACCGGATAATTCAGAAAATGCCAATCAAATGCATTTGTCTATTCATTCAAAATCGCCAGGTTTTGAAGTTCAAATGTTAGCTGTTCCATCTGAGAAAATTGCTCCCAAAACCTTGAAAGGATATTTTTTCGGGCATCCCAATCAAGTGACTGAAATTCCGATTTTGGAATATAAGATTGTAGGGAATTCAATTCAATATGTAGAATATACTGAAGATGCTGAATTAAAACAAATCAAAGAAATCACTTTAGATAAGTTCATTGGTTTTACTTCCATTCAAGAAGTTGAAAAAGAGTTAATCACCACTAAAAAATTCCACCTCGGAACCGATAAATACGGTCGTGATTTGTTGAGTAGAATGTTGGTTGGCTCACGTGTTTCAATTTCTATCGGCTTTGTCGCTGTTTTAATTTCAGTGATTGTAGGATTATTTTTTGGAGCTCTCGGTGGTTATTATGGTGGGAAAATTGATGCCATGGTGATGTGGTTAGTGAATGTAATTTGGTCTATTCCCACACTTTTATTGGTTATTGCTATTACGCTTGCCCTCGGAAAAGGTTTTTGGCAAGTTTTTGTAGCTGTAGGTTTAACCATGTGGGTTGAAGTTGCCCGTGTGGTTCGTGGTCAGATCATCAGCGTAAAAGAAATGCAATACGTCACCGCGGCAAGAGCATTAGGTTTTTCGGATATGCGAATTATTCTGAATCACATCATACCAAATATTATGGCTCCTGTGATTGTGATTTCTGCGGCTAATTTTGCTTCTGCTATTTTGGTCGAAAGTGGTTTGAGCTTTTTAGGATTAGGAGCACAACCACCAATTCCCAGTTGGGGCGGAATGATTAAAGATCATTACAGTTACATCATTTTAGGAAAGCCGTATTTGGCATTAGTGCCAGGAACAGCTATTATGCTCATCACATTAGCTTTTATGATGACAGGCAATTCACTTCGTGATGCCTTGGATGTAAAGCAATAA
- a CDS encoding DNA/RNA non-specific endonuclease translates to MSKIIFIAKLVLIFSVCVSCRDNYVLKEGGSDSQIINQEFAKIDWNNFDFYPTSTTGQVIKHTHYTLSYKEEHEQAEWVAYELKSGISSYSDFKRPYFIEDPKVKTRSADWRNYKNSGYDKGHLCPAGDMKFSKKAYNETFYTSNISPQKSDFNAGVWNRLEQKVRYWADKYDGLYVITGGVLEPNLKTIGEEDVSVPDYFYKVLFDVSNDKPRMIAFLVPHKNSDRPLYEFVVSVDELEELTGIDFFHHLPDEIENQIERNNDYKSWSFN, encoded by the coding sequence ATGAGTAAAATAATTTTCATAGCTAAATTAGTATTAATTTTTTCAGTATGTGTTTCATGCAGAGATAATTATGTGTTAAAAGAAGGCGGTTCTGATAGTCAAATCATTAATCAAGAATTCGCTAAAATCGATTGGAATAATTTTGATTTTTATCCAACTTCCACAACCGGTCAAGTGATTAAACATACGCATTATACACTTTCATATAAAGAAGAACATGAACAAGCAGAATGGGTTGCTTATGAATTGAAATCCGGAATTTCATCTTATTCAGATTTTAAAAGACCTTATTTTATTGAAGATCCCAAAGTAAAAACTCGTTCTGCTGATTGGCGAAATTATAAAAATTCCGGCTACGACAAAGGTCATTTGTGTCCTGCCGGAGATATGAAGTTTTCCAAAAAAGCATATAATGAAACATTCTACACATCTAATATTTCACCACAAAAATCAGATTTCAATGCAGGAGTTTGGAATCGTTTAGAGCAAAAAGTTCGCTACTGGGCCGATAAATATGATGGTTTGTATGTGATAACCGGTGGCGTTTTAGAACCAAACCTCAAAACAATTGGTGAAGAAGATGTTTCTGTGCCGGATTATTTTTATAAAGTTCTATTTGATGTTTCGAATGATAAACCACGAATGATTGCTTTTTTAGTTCCACACAAAAACAGCGACCGACCACTTTATGAGTTTGTTGTTTCGGTTGATGAGTTGGAAGAATTAACCGGAATAGATTTCTTCCATCATTTGCCTGATGAAATTGAAAACCAAATTGAAAGAAATAACGATTATAAATCATGGAGTTTTAATTAA
- a CDS encoding endonuclease/exonuclease/phosphatase family protein, with the protein MKKIILVVLMMLSNQFFGQEVKVMTYNIRLDLASDGENSWPNRKEKVSDLIQFYEPDIFGIQEGLPHQVQFLDSVLLDYKVFGEGRDGGKNGEHSSIFYKSSKFELIEFDTFWLSETPDEASKGWDAALNRICTYGIFKDIKTKQLFCVFNTHFDHVGEVARNKSAQLIHQRISEVANKNHRVIIMGDFNLEPNSEPILFLSNKYVHSKSASKLIYNSGEHSMRLNFINQLVEKEKLIIFLFQKNHSKLKNMQF; encoded by the coding sequence ATGAAAAAGATAATTTTAGTTGTATTGATGATGTTGTCAAATCAATTTTTTGGTCAAGAAGTAAAAGTAATGACCTATAATATTCGTCTTGATTTAGCCAGCGATGGCGAAAACAGTTGGCCAAACAGAAAAGAAAAAGTTTCCGATTTAATTCAATTTTATGAACCGGACATTTTTGGAATTCAGGAAGGATTGCCTCATCAAGTTCAGTTTTTAGATTCTGTTCTTCTGGATTATAAAGTGTTTGGAGAAGGAAGAGATGGAGGGAAAAATGGTGAACATAGTTCCATTTTCTACAAAAGCAGTAAGTTTGAATTAATTGAGTTTGATACGTTTTGGTTATCTGAAACACCGGATGAAGCTTCAAAAGGTTGGGATGCGGCTTTGAACAGAATTTGTACCTATGGTATTTTTAAAGACATAAAAACTAAGCAGCTATTTTGTGTGTTTAACACTCATTTTGATCACGTTGGTGAAGTTGCTAGAAATAAAAGTGCTCAATTAATTCATCAAAGAATAAGTGAAGTGGCTAATAAAAATCATCGTGTAATTATTATGGGTGATTTTAATTTAGAACCGAATTCTGAACCTATTTTATTCTTATCCAATAAATATGTTCATTCAAAAAGTGCTTCAAAATTGATTTACAATTCAGGGGAACATTCAATGCGTTTGAATTTCATAAACCAATTGGTAGAGAAAGAGAAATTGATCATATTTTTGTTTCAAAAAAATCATTCGAAATTAAAAAATATGCAGTTTTAA
- the rodA gene encoding rod shape-determining protein RodA, whose translation MKNQSVTSNLDWITVLLYFILVIMGWVNIFSTSIPIEFTEFDFSDYYGKQLLFIILSIPLIIVILTIDAKVYEKFSFVFYIIGIVLLLGLFVFGKTVKGQTNWYGFGPFSFQPSEIAKTAVALLLAKYLSDSQVFLKNLNHQLIAFAIIGLPVLLILMQPDAGSAMIFLSLILVLNREGLPEWYLWTGFIAVVLFFTALLIQPMYILIGIVLIMIFHYLRARRVDRNPLAYLIVFVAATAFVLSVGFVFDNVLEPHQKDRINVLFSDNVDLKNEGYNLNQSMIAIGSGGLIGKGFMEGTQTKGGFVPEQHTDYIFTTVGEEWGFVGSTVVILLFVTLLFRIIYLAEQQKTKFSRVYGYCVATILFTHFFVNITMLIKLFPTIGVPLPFFSYGGSSLWSFTILLFIFLKLDANKVNEW comes from the coding sequence ATGAAAAATCAAAGCGTAACCAGCAATTTAGATTGGATTACCGTTCTATTATACTTCATTTTAGTAATAATGGGATGGGTAAATATCTTTTCTACTTCTATTCCGATAGAGTTTACCGAATTTGATTTTAGTGACTATTACGGAAAGCAACTTCTTTTTATCATTCTGAGCATTCCATTAATCATTGTCATTTTAACGATTGATGCCAAAGTGTATGAGAAATTTTCATTTGTTTTTTACATCATAGGAATTGTTCTTCTCTTAGGATTGTTTGTATTCGGAAAAACCGTAAAAGGACAAACAAACTGGTATGGATTTGGTCCGTTTAGTTTCCAACCATCCGAAATTGCAAAAACAGCTGTTGCACTTCTTTTGGCAAAATATTTAAGTGACTCACAGGTTTTTCTAAAAAATTTGAATCACCAACTCATTGCATTTGCCATCATTGGTTTACCAGTTTTATTGATTTTGATGCAACCGGATGCCGGAAGTGCCATGATTTTCTTGTCTTTAATCTTAGTTCTCAATCGAGAAGGATTGCCTGAGTGGTATCTTTGGACAGGATTTATAGCCGTTGTGCTGTTTTTTACAGCCTTGCTTATTCAGCCCATGTATATTTTAATTGGGATTGTGTTAATTATGATTTTTCATTACCTAAGAGCCAGAAGAGTTGACCGAAATCCATTAGCCTATTTAATTGTTTTTGTTGCAGCAACCGCTTTTGTTCTTTCGGTAGGTTTTGTTTTTGATAATGTTTTAGAACCTCATCAAAAAGACAGAATTAATGTTTTATTTAGTGACAACGTCGATTTAAAAAATGAAGGATATAACCTCAACCAATCCATGATTGCCATCGGTTCCGGCGGATTAATTGGAAAAGGTTTTATGGAAGGAACGCAAACAAAAGGCGGTTTTGTACCTGAACAACACACCGATTATATTTTTACAACCGTTGGTGAAGAATGGGGATTTGTGGGCTCAACAGTTGTTATACTGCTATTTGTGACACTCTTATTTCGTATTATTTATTTAGCAGAACAACAAAAAACCAAATTCAGTCGAGTTTACGGCTATTGTGTTGCCACGATATTGTTTACCCATTTTTTTGTAAACATAACGATGCTTATTAAACTTTTTCCAACCATTGGTGTGCCACTACCCTTCTTTTCGTATGGTGGTTCAAGTTTATGGTCGTTTACAATTTTATTGTTTATCTTTTTAAAATTAGATGCCAATAAAGTAAATGAATGGTAG
- the mrdA gene encoding penicillin-binding protein 2: MRKAILPSLIIFVTLAILARLFYLQIIDDEYKLKSENNAIKIVYEYPERGYIYDRKGKLLVANQPSYDIMVVPREIKNLDTLKFCELVDITKEEFDKKINKAIVYSPRLPSVFLPQLNKKEFAAFQEKIRKFEGFYIQKRSLRDYQVNVGANVFGFITQVNPAMIEKNPYYRSGDLIGRQGVEEQYEEFLRGKKGVKYIQRDKFNRDIGPYKEGIFDTISKQGDDITLTLDIDIQKYGEELMKNKRGGIVAIEPQTGEILALISAPTYDPALLVGRQRSKNYTQLYNDSIAKPLYDRGLLAEYPPGSPFKILTALIGLQEEVIDEQTTFFCRRGFSYGNRFMKCHDSGGFSLNAGIYSSCNTYFANTYKKIIEKYPKPAYGVDAWSNHLKSFGLGNFMGYDLPPGRKGNVPTSKLYDKYYSAGGWKSTTIISNSIGQGEVLMTPIQLCNVMCAVANQGYYYTPHVIKKIKDHTIDKKFTTKHQTTIDKQYFPPVIQGMFDVYNKGTASRLQVKGIEICGKTGTAENFTKINGQRVQLTDHSIFVAFAPKDNPKIAIAVFVENGYWGARIAGPIASLMIEKYLTDKITRTDLEKKILNSSLESEYAKVLSGEPFRINH; the protein is encoded by the coding sequence TTGAGAAAAGCTATTTTACCATCCTTGATAATTTTTGTAACCCTTGCCATTTTGGCGAGGTTATTCTATTTGCAGATAATTGACGACGAATACAAATTAAAATCGGAAAACAACGCCATTAAAATTGTTTATGAATATCCCGAACGCGGCTATATTTATGACAGAAAAGGAAAACTTTTGGTTGCCAATCAGCCTTCGTATGACATCATGGTAGTTCCGAGAGAGATTAAAAATTTGGATACTTTAAAATTTTGTGAATTAGTCGATATTACAAAAGAAGAATTTGATAAAAAAATCAACAAAGCAATTGTATATAGTCCGCGATTGCCCTCTGTTTTCTTACCACAATTAAATAAAAAAGAATTTGCTGCTTTTCAGGAAAAAATCAGAAAATTTGAAGGTTTTTATATTCAAAAACGTTCTCTTAGAGATTATCAAGTGAATGTTGGAGCGAATGTTTTTGGGTTTATTACACAAGTAAATCCGGCAATGATTGAAAAAAACCCTTATTACAGAAGTGGTGATTTAATTGGTAGACAGGGTGTTGAAGAACAATATGAGGAATTTTTAAGAGGCAAAAAAGGTGTAAAATATATTCAAAGAGATAAATTTAACCGAGATATTGGTCCGTATAAAGAAGGAATTTTTGACACAATTTCAAAACAAGGTGATGATATCACTTTGACTTTGGATATTGATATTCAAAAATATGGCGAGGAACTTATGAAAAATAAACGTGGTGGAATTGTTGCAATTGAACCACAAACCGGGGAAATTTTAGCATTAATTTCAGCACCAACCTACGACCCTGCTCTTTTGGTAGGAAGACAACGCTCTAAAAACTATACTCAACTTTATAACGATAGTATTGCCAAACCACTATATGACAGAGGTTTATTAGCAGAATATCCTCCAGGCTCACCATTTAAAATTTTAACCGCTTTAATTGGTTTGCAAGAAGAAGTAATTGATGAACAAACTACTTTTTTCTGCAGAAGAGGATTTAGTTACGGAAACCGTTTTATGAAATGCCACGATTCAGGCGGATTTAGTTTGAATGCAGGAATTTATAGTTCTTGCAACACTTACTTTGCCAATACGTATAAAAAAATTATTGAAAAATATCCAAAACCAGCTTATGGTGTGGATGCTTGGAGTAATCATTTAAAAAGTTTTGGGTTAGGAAATTTTATGGGTTATGATTTACCTCCAGGACGAAAAGGAAATGTTCCCACTTCAAAATTATACGACAAATATTATTCTGCCGGTGGATGGAAAAGCACTACTATCATATCGAATTCTATTGGTCAAGGAGAAGTCTTGATGACGCCAATTCAATTGTGCAATGTAATGTGTGCGGTTGCTAATCAAGGTTATTACTATACCCCTCACGTAATCAAAAAAATAAAGGACCATACCATTGATAAAAAATTCACAACCAAACATCAAACCACAATAGACAAACAGTATTTTCCACCTGTTATACAAGGTATGTTTGACGTTTATAACAAAGGAACAGCCTCCCGATTACAAGTAAAAGGTATTGAAATTTGTGGAAAAACCGGAACGGCAGAAAACTTCACCAAAATAAACGGACAGCGAGTGCAATTGACTGACCACTCTATTTTTGTGGCTTTTGCACCAAAAGATAACCCGAAAATCGCTATTGCTGTATTTGTTGAAAATGGTTATTGGGGAGCTCGGATTGCAGGACCAATTGCCAGTTTGATGATCGAAAAATATTTGACTGATAAAATCACACGAACAGACTTAGAGAAAAAAATTCTCAATTCAAGTTTAGAAAGTGAATATGCAAAAGTGTTAAGTGGTGAACCCTTTAGAATTAATCATTAA